A portion of the Macaca nemestrina isolate mMacNem1 chromosome 19, mMacNem.hap1, whole genome shotgun sequence genome contains these proteins:
- the LOC105499219 gene encoding peptidyl-prolyl cis-trans isomerase A encodes MVNPTVFFDIAVDGEPLGRVSFELFADKVPKTAENFRALSTGEKGFGYKGSCFHRIIPGFMCQGGDFTRHNGTGGKSIYGEKFEDENFILKHTGPGILSMANAGPNTNGSQFFICTAKTEWLDGKHVVFGKVKEGMNIVEAMESFGSRNGKTSKKITIADCGQLE; translated from the coding sequence ATGGTCAACCCTACTGTGTTCTTCGACATTGCCGTAGACGGCGAGCCCTTGGGCCGCGTCTCCTTCGAGCTGTTTGCAGACAAGgttccaaagacagcagaaaattttcgtgctctgagcactggagagaaaggatttggttataagggttcctgctttcacagaattattccagggtttatgtgtcagggtggtgacttcacacgccataatggcactggtggcaagtccatctatggggagaaatttgaagatgagaacttcatcctaaagcatacaggtcctggcatcttgtccatggcaaatgctggacccaacacaaatggttcccagtttttcatctgcactgccaagactgagtggttggatggcaagcatgtggtctttggcaaagtgaaagaaggcatgaaTATTGTGGAGGCCATGGAGAGCTTTGGGTCCAGGAATGGCAAGACCAGCAAGAAGATCACCATTGCTGACTGTGGACAACTCGAATAA